From a single Podarcis raffonei isolate rPodRaf1 chromosome 10, rPodRaf1.pri, whole genome shotgun sequence genomic region:
- the HAL gene encoding histidine ammonia-lyase isoform X1 has protein sequence MPRYTVHVRGEWLAVPCRSGASTVRWLGKEAVRRYMKNKPDNGGFGSVEEVQFYVRRCKGLGLLDQDDTLEDALEDNEFVEVVIQGDVMSPDFIPSQPEGVHLYSKYREPEQYIYLDGNHLTTQDLVNLGKGLYKIKLTPEAETKVRESRDVIESILKEQRVVYGITTGFGKFARTVIPNSKLWELQVNLVRSHSAGVGKPLIPERSRMLLALRINVLAKGYSGISLETLHQVIEAFNASCLPYIPEQGTVGASGDLAPLSHLALGLIGEGKMWSPKSGWADAKYVLEAHGLKPITLKPKEGLALINGTQMITSLGCEAVERASAIARQADIVAALTLEVLKGTTRAFDTDIHALRPHRGQIEVAFRFRSLLDSDHHPSEIAESHRFCDRVQDAYTLRCCPQVHGVANDTIAFVKDIITTELNSATDNPMVFAERKETISGGNFHGEYPAKALDYLAIGVHELAAISERRIERLCNPSLSELPPFLVTEGGLNSGFMIAHCTAASLVSENKALCHPSSVDTLSTSAATEDHVSMGGWAARKALKVIEHVEQVLAVELLAACQGIEFLRPLRTTTPLEKVYDLVRSVVRPWMKDRFMAPDIEAAHRLLVDQKVWEVAEPYIEKYRREHLPESRPISPTAFSLAASENASRCRHQHHHSDSEEFD, from the exons ATGCCAAGGTACACGGTGCATGTCCGAGGGGAATGGCTTGCTGTGCCATGCCGAAGTGGCGCAAGCACAGTGAGGTGGCTGGGGAAAGAAGCCGTGAGGCGTTACATGAAAAACAAGCCTGACAATGGAGGCTTTGGTTCTGTGGAGGAAGTACAATTCTACGTTCGCCGTTGCAAAGGCCTTGGATTGCTGGATCAGGACGATACTTTGGAAGATGCCCTCGAGGACAATGAATTTGTGGAAGTTG TGATACAAGGAGACGTAATGTCCCCAGACTTCATTCCATCACAGCCTGAGGGTGTTCATTT ATATAGTAAATATCGAGAACCAGAACAG TATATTTATTTAGATGGGAACCATTTGACAACACAGGATTTAGTCAATTTAGGAAAGGGGCTGTATAAGATTAAG TTAACCCCTGAAGCTGAAACTAAAGTCAGAGAATCAAGAGATGTTATTGAAAGTATTCTAAAGGAACAGAGAG TTGTCTATGGAATTACTACAGGTTTTGGGAAGTTTGCGCGAACTGTTATTCCAAACAGCAAGTTATG ggaACTTCAAGTGAATTTGGTTCGGTCACATTCTGCAG GTGTTGGGAAGCCTTTGATTCCAGAGAGATCTCGTATGCTCTTAGCTCTAAGGATCAATGTCTTAGCAAAAGGATACAGTGGAATATCACTGGAAACTCTTCATCAAGTCATTGAAGCATTTAATG CATCCTGCCTGCCCTACATTCCTGAGCAAGGGACTGTTGGAGCCAGTGGAGACTTAGCCCCTCTTTCCCATCTTGCACTGGGACTCATAGGAGAAGGGAAGATGTGGTCTCCAAAGAGTGGATGGGCTGATGCAAAATAT GTGCTAGAAGCTCATGGACTGAAACCAATTACACTGAAGCCCAAAGAG GGCCTGGCTCTTATAAACGGGACGCAAATGATTACTTCTCTAGGATGTGAAGCAGTTGAAAGGGCCAGTGCAATTGCTAGACAAGCTGACATAGTGGCTGCCCTCACACTAGAAGTTTTGAAGGGCACAACAAGAGCCTTTGATACTG ataTTCATGCACTGCGACCACATCGAGGGCAGATAGAGGTGGCTTTTCGATTCAGGTCACTTTTAGATTCTGATCACCATCCCTCGGAAATAGCAG AATCCCATCGATTTTGTGATAGAGTACAAGATGCATACACACTGCGTTGCTGCCCTCAG GTTCATGGCGTTGCGAATGACACGATAGCATTTGTCAAGGACATAATCACCACAGAACTCAACAGCGCAACAGACAATCCT ATGGTTTTTGCTGAGAGGAAGGAGACAATTTCTGGAGGAAATTTCCATGGTGAATACCCTGCCAAG GCTCTGGACTATCTTGCAATTGGGGTCCATGAACTTGCTGCGATTAGCGAAAGGAGGATCGAACGGCTCTGCAACCCATCCCTCAGTGAGTTGCCACCATTTTTAGTCACAGAAGGAGGTCTGAACTCTGGATTCATGATTGCACACTGCACAGCAGCATCCTTGG TTTCTGAGAACAAAGCCTTGTGCCACCCGTCTTCTGTGGATACTCTTTCGACCAGTGCCGCTACAGAAGACCACGTGTCCATGGGAGGATGGGCTGCGAGAAAAGCACTCAAAGTCATTGAGCACGTTGAACAAG TATTGGCTGTAGAACTCCTTGCGGCATGCCAGGGCATTGAGTTTCTACGCCCCCTGAGAACTACGACCCCATTGGAAAAAGTCTATGACCTTGTGCGCTCTGTTGTCAG GCCTTGGATGAAAGATCGCTTCATGGCCCCAGACATTGAGGCAGCTCACAGACTGCTTGTGGATCAGAAG GTTTGGGAAGTAGCTGAACCATACATTGAAAAATACAGAAGGGAGCACCTTCCTGAGTCCAGGCCAATCTCCCCTACTGCCTTTTCATTAGCAGCAAGTGAAAACGCCTCACGCTGTCGCCACCAACATCATCATAGCGACTCAGAAGAATTTGATTAA
- the HAL gene encoding histidine ammonia-lyase isoform X2 — protein MELLQVLGSLRELLFQTASYVNLVRSHSAGVGKPLIPERSRMLLALRINVLAKGYSGISLETLHQVIEAFNASCLPYIPEQGTVGASGDLAPLSHLALGLIGEGKMWSPKSGWADAKYVLEAHGLKPITLKPKEGLALINGTQMITSLGCEAVERASAIARQADIVAALTLEVLKGTTRAFDTDIHALRPHRGQIEVAFRFRSLLDSDHHPSEIAESHRFCDRVQDAYTLRCCPQVHGVANDTIAFVKDIITTELNSATDNPMVFAERKETISGGNFHGEYPAKALDYLAIGVHELAAISERRIERLCNPSLSELPPFLVTEGGLNSGFMIAHCTAASLVSENKALCHPSSVDTLSTSAATEDHVSMGGWAARKALKVIEHVEQVLAVELLAACQGIEFLRPLRTTTPLEKVYDLVRSVVRPWMKDRFMAPDIEAAHRLLVDQKVWEVAEPYIEKYRREHLPESRPISPTAFSLAASENASRCRHQHHHSDSEEFD, from the exons ATGGAATTACTACAGGTTTTGGGAAGTTTGCGCGAACTGTTATTCCAAACAGCAAGTTATG TGAATTTGGTTCGGTCACATTCTGCAG GTGTTGGGAAGCCTTTGATTCCAGAGAGATCTCGTATGCTCTTAGCTCTAAGGATCAATGTCTTAGCAAAAGGATACAGTGGAATATCACTGGAAACTCTTCATCAAGTCATTGAAGCATTTAATG CATCCTGCCTGCCCTACATTCCTGAGCAAGGGACTGTTGGAGCCAGTGGAGACTTAGCCCCTCTTTCCCATCTTGCACTGGGACTCATAGGAGAAGGGAAGATGTGGTCTCCAAAGAGTGGATGGGCTGATGCAAAATAT GTGCTAGAAGCTCATGGACTGAAACCAATTACACTGAAGCCCAAAGAG GGCCTGGCTCTTATAAACGGGACGCAAATGATTACTTCTCTAGGATGTGAAGCAGTTGAAAGGGCCAGTGCAATTGCTAGACAAGCTGACATAGTGGCTGCCCTCACACTAGAAGTTTTGAAGGGCACAACAAGAGCCTTTGATACTG ataTTCATGCACTGCGACCACATCGAGGGCAGATAGAGGTGGCTTTTCGATTCAGGTCACTTTTAGATTCTGATCACCATCCCTCGGAAATAGCAG AATCCCATCGATTTTGTGATAGAGTACAAGATGCATACACACTGCGTTGCTGCCCTCAG GTTCATGGCGTTGCGAATGACACGATAGCATTTGTCAAGGACATAATCACCACAGAACTCAACAGCGCAACAGACAATCCT ATGGTTTTTGCTGAGAGGAAGGAGACAATTTCTGGAGGAAATTTCCATGGTGAATACCCTGCCAAG GCTCTGGACTATCTTGCAATTGGGGTCCATGAACTTGCTGCGATTAGCGAAAGGAGGATCGAACGGCTCTGCAACCCATCCCTCAGTGAGTTGCCACCATTTTTAGTCACAGAAGGAGGTCTGAACTCTGGATTCATGATTGCACACTGCACAGCAGCATCCTTGG TTTCTGAGAACAAAGCCTTGTGCCACCCGTCTTCTGTGGATACTCTTTCGACCAGTGCCGCTACAGAAGACCACGTGTCCATGGGAGGATGGGCTGCGAGAAAAGCACTCAAAGTCATTGAGCACGTTGAACAAG TATTGGCTGTAGAACTCCTTGCGGCATGCCAGGGCATTGAGTTTCTACGCCCCCTGAGAACTACGACCCCATTGGAAAAAGTCTATGACCTTGTGCGCTCTGTTGTCAG GCCTTGGATGAAAGATCGCTTCATGGCCCCAGACATTGAGGCAGCTCACAGACTGCTTGTGGATCAGAAG GTTTGGGAAGTAGCTGAACCATACATTGAAAAATACAGAAGGGAGCACCTTCCTGAGTCCAGGCCAATCTCCCCTACTGCCTTTTCATTAGCAGCAAGTGAAAACGCCTCACGCTGTCGCCACCAACATCATCATAGCGACTCAGAAGAATTTGATTAA
- the LTA4H gene encoding leukotriene A-4 hydrolase, with amino-acid sequence MAEADPSSFASPGCCRTHHLHLRCRVDFASRSLRGTAALTVRAERDSLRRLVLDTKDLTIHKVVVNKQDAQFVLGERHSFKGAPLEITLPFELGKGQDVVIEITFETSPRSSALQWFTPEQTSGKRHPFLFSQCQATHCRAILPCQDTPSVKLTYYAEISVPNELVALMSAKRDGDLPDPEESTRKIYRFIQNVPIPCYLIALVVGALESREIGPRTLVWAEKELVDKSAHEFSETEAMLKIAEDLAGPYVWGQYDLLVLPPSFPYGGMENPCLTFVTPTLLAGDRSLSNVIAHEISHSWTGNLVTNKTWEHFWLNEGHTVYLERRIGGRLFGEQFRHFQAQGGWRELQNTINTLGSTNPVTHLIPNLKEVDPDVAYSSVPYEKGSALLLYLEQLLGGPDVFIGFLRAYIQQFAYKSIDTEDWKNFLYSYFKDKVDLLNKVDWNAWMNTPGMPPVKPTYDSTLSNACVALSQRWVKATENNLGSFSSADIKELSSHQLIEFLALLLLENPLPVSHVRRMQEVYDFNAVNNSEIRFRWLRLCIQANWEDAIPLALKMATEQGRMKFTRPLFKDLYKFDKSRAQAVSAFHQHKASMHPVTAMLVTKDLGLEGQTAQPLQT; translated from the exons GTTTTGGACACAAAGGATCTAACAATACACAAAGTGGTTGTCAATAAGCAAGATGCACAATTTGTTCTTGGGGAACGTCATAGCTTCAAAGGAGCACCGCTGGAAATCACACTACCTTTTGAGTTGGGAAA GGGGCAAGATGTGGTTATAGAGATCACTTTTGAAACGTCTCCAAGGTCTTCAGCACTCCAGTGGTTCACTCCCGAGCAGACATCGGGGAAAAGGCACCCATTTCTCTTCAGTCAGTGTCAG GCCACACACTGCAGAGCTATTCTTCCCTGCCAGGACACTCCTTCAGTGAAGCTAACATACTATGCAGAA ATATCTGTTCCGAATGAGCTGGTGGCACTTATGAGTGCCAAGAGAGATGGAGACTTGCCTGACCCAGAAGAAAGCACAAGGAAGATATACCGCTTCATACAAAAT GTTCCAATACCCTGCTATCTGATTGCTTTAGTTGTTGGTGCTTTGGAAAGCAG AGAGATTGGCCCCAGAACTTTGGTGTGGGCTGAAAAGGAGCTTGTGGACAAATCTGCACATGAATTTTCAGAG ACAGAAGCCATGCTGAAAATTGCAGAAGACCTAGCAGGTCCTTATGTATGGGGTCAGTATGACTTGCTAGTGTTGCCACCATCATTTCCATATGGTGGTATGGAGAACCCCTGCCTCACTTTTGTGACTCCCACATTACTG GCTGGTGACAGATCATTATCCAAT GTTATCGCCCATGAAATTTCTCATAGTTGGACTGGCAATTTGGTAACAAACAAGACCTGGGAGCATTTTTG GCTAAACGAAGGACACACAGTTTACTTGGAACGCAGGATCGGTGGCCGGCTCTTTGGTGAGCAGTTCAGGCATTTCCAAGCTCAGGGAGGctggagagaattgcagaacacG ATAAACACCCTTGGAAGCACAAACCCTGTGACTCACCTGATCCCTAATCTGAAAGAAGTAGATCCTGATGTTGCATATTCTTCTGTTCCGTATGAGAAAGGCTCTGCTTTACTACTTTATCTAGAACAGCTTCTTGGAGGGCCAG ATGTCTTCATTGGCTTCTTGAGGGCATACATCCAGCAGTTTGCATACAAGAGCATAGACACGGAAGACTGGAAGAATTTCCTGTACTCCTACTTCAAGGACAAG GTTGACCTTCTTAACAAAGTTGACTGGAATGCATGGATGAACACTCCTGGCATGCCTCCAGTAAAACCAAC GTATGATTCAACACTGTCAAATGCTTGTGTTGCCTTGAGTCAAAGATGGGTCAAA GCCACGGAAAACAATCTTGGCTCCTTCAGCTCAGCTGATATAAAAGAGTTGTCTTCACATCAGCTTATTGAGTTTCTTGCACTACTGCTGCTGGAG AATCCTCTTCCAGTGAGCCATGTAAGGCGAATGCAGGAGGTTTATGACTTCAATGCTGTGAACAACTCTGAAATTAGATTCAG ATGGCTGCGTCTCTGCATTCAAGCCAACTGGGAAGATGCCATTCCTTTGGCCCTGAAGATGGCTACAGAACAAGGCAGAATGAAATTCACTCGTCCTTTGTTTAA GGACCTCTATAAATTTGACAAATCCCGTGCTCAAGCTGTCAGTGCTTTCCACCAGCACAAAGCTTCCATGCATCCAGTGACTGCGATGTTGGTAACCAAAGACCTGGGACTCGAGGGACAAACAGCCCAACCTTTGCAGACCTAA